One genomic window of Mercenaria mercenaria strain notata chromosome 2, MADL_Memer_1, whole genome shotgun sequence includes the following:
- the LOC123562609 gene encoding uncharacterized protein LOC123562609: protein MMMLSVIFVAMLLTPLASSQPEKRGGVNCKAYRNRYGPLCYSDTSSIPSPGATLQYKITVRGRPRICCYAYTCSRHSCYMKYIGCGRNTWRSSNLPWEGGNVVAKPRMKCKSTGRYVRYSYWTIH, encoded by the exons ATGATGATGTTATCGGTAATATTCGTGGCAATGCTTCTCACTCCGCTGGCTTCTTCACAGCCTGAGAAGAGGGGAGGGGTTAACTGTAAGGCATACAGGAACCGCTACGGACCGCTTTGTTA ctCCGATACCAGCAGCATTCCAAGTCCAGGAGCAACGCTTCAGTACAAAATAACTGTTAGAGGGAGGCCAAGGATATGCTGTTATGCTTACACGTGCTCAAGACACTCCTGCTATATGAAGTACATCGGATGTGGTCGTAACACATGGAGGTCCTCAAATCTTCCATGGGAAGGCGGCAATGTTGTGGCCAAACCAAGAATGAAATGCAAATCTACTGGCCGATATGTGCGTTATAGTTATTGGACTATACACTGA